One window of Akkermansia biwaensis genomic DNA carries:
- a CDS encoding VC0807 family protein: protein MDKTQSGSRSSLLGIFINILLPVLILDYCSAGPANPLERPSGESFWHIGPVWALVIALSLPLVYGIRSLVVTKKFDLMSGVGMAGVLLTGIISIFVIGPGGRIHGATPWLFAGKEALIPLILAAAVIVSRSTSAPLLNMFIYTPELFDVRRIEQAVASGGRERDYQRLLASSSWILAGTLVASSIGNFFLSLSFMSSVMRLPAEEQQVAYNVAIGSITWWGFLIIGVPILAALIFIMINLIRRLGKLTGLTRDEILLK from the coding sequence ATGGATAAAACGCAATCCGGCTCCCGTTCCTCTCTCCTCGGCATCTTCATCAACATCCTTCTGCCGGTGTTGATCCTGGACTATTGCAGCGCAGGTCCCGCCAACCCGCTGGAACGACCTTCCGGAGAAAGCTTCTGGCACATCGGCCCCGTCTGGGCCCTGGTAATCGCCCTGTCCCTTCCGCTGGTGTACGGAATCCGTTCCCTCGTCGTCACCAAAAAATTCGACCTCATGTCCGGCGTGGGCATGGCCGGCGTGCTGCTCACCGGCATCATCAGCATCTTCGTCATCGGTCCGGGCGGCCGCATCCACGGCGCCACTCCCTGGCTCTTTGCCGGCAAGGAAGCGCTGATTCCCCTCATTCTGGCTGCTGCCGTCATCGTCTCCCGCTCCACAAGCGCTCCCCTGCTCAACATGTTCATTTATACACCGGAACTATTCGACGTCCGCAGAATAGAGCAGGCGGTGGCATCCGGCGGCAGGGAACGGGACTACCAGCGCCTGCTGGCCAGCTCGTCATGGATTCTGGCAGGAACGCTCGTGGCGTCCTCCATAGGCAACTTCTTCCTGAGCCTCTCCTTCATGTCCTCCGTCATGCGCCTGCCTGCGGAAGAACAGCAGGTAGCCTACAACGTAGCCATCGGCAGCATCACCTGGTGGGGATTCCTCATCATCGGCGTTCCCATCCTGGCGGCCCTCATCTTCATCATGATCAACCTGATCAGGCGCCTTGGGAAACTGACCGGGCTCACGCGGGATGAAATCCTTCTCAAATAA
- a CDS encoding sulfatase-like hydrolase/transferase: protein MKLLPFLTVLLTAAIPCMAVPGNAVNPSAKPGKTARPNIIFILVDDMGWGDLDSNWSQENLNGRTVGRKNEFKTPALSAMAREGIQLRRHYSAAPVCAPARASLLLGVHQGTSRVVRNNRFDHPIEDSHTLGSVLKEAGYDTAAIGKWGVGGGGQSNGPVTGGPHQRGFNYFYGILDHLAGHFHYPSESRDIFEYNGYAPNPEWKNIKEQVPLTAYSTDLFGARAKQWIMDQRKSARKTGKPFFLYLAFPAPHGSLTVPGTPYPSGGGVKGGLQWVKKNGTESANTAFDPKAEKDKDTYIYPDNSRFPNEVAKRHSTMIRRVDDVVADLIHLLKDLKIDNNTMIVFTSDNGPHNEGGADMKHQHGAQNPQFFKSYGMMDGIKRDCWEGGMRVPTLVRWPARIPKGQVSLQPGQFHDWLATLADAAGVPVPARSDGVSLMPTLTGHADKQKPGIVYTEYNHGGKTPGYKDFLGEHKGAQRGQQQIVFVDGLKGLRMGVKDADKDFMIFDTLKDPQESKDLAASKPELQARMKAASLSNRRASHPSKTVFDTALVPAVEAKGVPGLKWSLYEGEFPWVPDFRQMKTPAVSQGVTQAPSVKMNGPRKRGVELTGYVNVPEDGAYTFYLTTDANKGSKAFVRLHGMELIDADKVYHPGTEVSSDLGKESNPVYLKAGLHPIRIGYVGTAGSGSTLTLKWKGPNLPKQEIPVSAFSHSPDGK from the coding sequence ATGAAATTGCTGCCCTTCCTGACCGTTTTGCTAACTGCCGCCATTCCCTGCATGGCCGTTCCGGGAAACGCCGTGAACCCTTCCGCCAAACCGGGAAAAACTGCGCGGCCCAATATTATTTTCATCCTTGTGGATGATATGGGTTGGGGCGATCTGGATTCCAACTGGAGCCAGGAGAATTTGAATGGACGCACGGTGGGCAGGAAGAACGAGTTTAAAACTCCGGCCTTGTCAGCCATGGCCCGTGAAGGGATTCAACTGCGCCGCCATTATTCCGCCGCGCCCGTGTGTGCTCCGGCACGCGCTTCCCTGTTGCTGGGCGTACACCAGGGAACTTCCCGCGTGGTGAGGAATAACCGCTTTGACCATCCCATTGAAGATTCCCATACTCTGGGTTCCGTCTTGAAGGAAGCCGGGTATGATACCGCCGCCATCGGCAAATGGGGCGTAGGCGGGGGCGGCCAGAGCAATGGCCCGGTGACGGGCGGCCCCCATCAGCGCGGATTCAATTATTTTTACGGCATTCTGGACCATTTGGCCGGACATTTCCACTATCCTTCCGAGTCCCGAGATATTTTTGAATACAACGGTTATGCCCCGAATCCGGAGTGGAAGAATATCAAGGAGCAGGTTCCCCTGACCGCTTATTCCACGGATTTGTTTGGCGCCCGCGCCAAGCAGTGGATCATGGACCAGCGCAAGTCCGCCCGCAAGACCGGCAAGCCGTTTTTCCTGTATCTGGCTTTTCCGGCTCCTCACGGGAGCCTGACGGTTCCCGGTACGCCCTATCCTTCCGGCGGCGGTGTGAAAGGCGGTCTGCAATGGGTAAAGAAGAACGGCACGGAATCCGCCAATACGGCTTTTGACCCCAAGGCGGAGAAGGATAAGGATACTTATATTTATCCGGACAATTCCCGTTTTCCGAATGAGGTGGCCAAGCGCCATTCCACCATGATCCGTCGTGTGGATGATGTGGTGGCGGATTTGATTCACTTGCTGAAGGATTTGAAGATAGACAACAATACGATGATCGTCTTCACGTCCGACAATGGCCCCCACAATGAAGGGGGCGCCGATATGAAGCATCAGCACGGAGCGCAGAATCCGCAGTTTTTCAAGAGTTACGGGATGATGGACGGCATCAAGCGGGATTGCTGGGAAGGCGGCATGCGCGTTCCCACGCTGGTGCGCTGGCCGGCCCGCATTCCCAAGGGACAGGTCAGCCTTCAGCCCGGACAATTCCATGACTGGCTGGCTACCCTGGCGGATGCCGCCGGCGTGCCTGTTCCGGCCCGTAGCGACGGTGTTTCCCTGATGCCGACGCTGACAGGGCACGCGGACAAGCAGAAGCCCGGCATTGTTTATACCGAGTACAACCACGGAGGCAAAACCCCGGGTTACAAGGATTTCCTGGGTGAGCACAAGGGAGCCCAGCGCGGCCAGCAGCAGATCGTTTTTGTGGACGGCTTGAAGGGGCTGCGCATGGGGGTGAAGGATGCGGACAAGGATTTCATGATTTTCGATACCTTGAAGGACCCGCAGGAAAGCAAGGACCTGGCCGCCTCCAAGCCGGAGCTGCAGGCCCGCATGAAGGCTGCCTCTCTGTCCAACCGCCGGGCGTCCCATCCTTCGAAGACGGTGTTTGATACGGCTCTGGTGCCTGCCGTGGAAGCGAAGGGAGTTCCCGGTCTGAAGTGGTCCCTGTATGAAGGGGAATTCCCCTGGGTACCCGATTTCCGCCAGATGAAGACTCCGGCGGTTTCCCAAGGCGTGACGCAGGCCCCGTCCGTCAAGATGAACGGTCCCAGGAAGCGCGGCGTGGAGCTGACGGGTTACGTGAATGTTCCCGAAGACGGCGCCTACACTTTTTATCTGACTACGGACGCCAACAAGGGGAGCAAGGCTTTTGTCCGCCTGCACGGCATGGAATTGATTGATGCGGACAAGGTGTATCATCCCGGAACGGAAGTGTCCTCCGATTTGGGGAAAGAAAGCAATCCCGTGTATTTGAAGGCGGGCCTGCACCCCATCCGAATTGGTTATGTGGGAACGGCCGGTTCCGGTTCTACACTGACTCTGAAGTGGAAAGGCCCCAATCTGCCCAAGCAGGAAATTCCCGTTTCGGCGTTCAGCCATTCTCCGGATGGCAAGTAA
- a CDS encoding PEP-CTERM sorting domain-containing protein (PEP-CTERM proteins occur, often in large numbers, in the proteomes of bacteria that also encode an exosortase, a predicted intramembrane cysteine proteinase. The presence of a PEP-CTERM domain at a protein's C-terminus predicts cleavage within the sorting domain, followed by covalent anchoring to some some component of the (usually Gram-negative) cell surface. Many PEP-CTERM proteins exhibit an unusual sequence composition that includes large numbers of potential glycosylation sites. Expression of one such protein has been shown restore the ability of a bacterium to form floc, a type of biofilm.): MKIKSISALLAALGCSVSLGATTTITDFSGLLGGTSQDGISLIGINATATGTGGLSLNNGSLDFTMTGATNRPNISANQSFSVALTFDLSTLNAATDSTLFSAQFGTGAYAGLFGAQYKEGGVHFGYWGTSQTNGKYGTTDPTVSVTGNTGNLSVVWTKTSDNNVNLDVYLDSSKIGSITSNGGGINFSKQLEHLFVGGKGTTDSGSITNSFTTSSDLTLEGMQIVTGGVMDENAFKSYYNQLVPEPATASLSLLGLSVLMLRRRRS; the protein is encoded by the coding sequence ATGAAGATTAAATCTATATCCGCCCTGCTTGCCGCCCTGGGATGTTCCGTCTCCCTTGGTGCAACCACCACCATTACGGATTTTTCCGGCCTTCTCGGCGGAACCTCGCAGGACGGCATTTCCCTGATCGGAATAAATGCCACCGCAACAGGTACCGGAGGCCTTTCCCTGAACAACGGTTCCCTGGACTTTACCATGACCGGAGCAACGAATCGCCCGAATATTAGTGCAAACCAGTCTTTCAGCGTAGCCCTGACCTTCGATCTCTCCACTCTTAACGCTGCAACAGACTCCACGCTGTTTTCCGCCCAATTTGGAACTGGTGCCTACGCCGGCCTTTTCGGAGCCCAGTACAAGGAAGGGGGAGTTCATTTCGGCTATTGGGGTACCAGCCAAACCAACGGGAAATACGGGACAACAGATCCCACCGTCTCCGTAACAGGAAATACAGGCAATCTGTCTGTTGTATGGACAAAAACCTCTGATAACAATGTCAATCTGGATGTCTATCTGGACAGTAGTAAAATTGGAAGCATCACATCCAATGGCGGAGGAATCAACTTCAGCAAACAATTGGAACATCTTTTCGTAGGAGGCAAAGGAACAACCGACAGCGGAAGCATCACCAACAGCTTCACTACCTCCAGCGACCTGACTCTCGAAGGCATGCAAATTGTAACGGGAGGAGTCATGGATGAGAATGCCTTCAAGAGTTACTATAACCAGCTGGTACCCGAACCGGCCACGGCATCCCTTAGCCTGCTGGGCTTGAGCGTGCTGATGCTGCGCCGCCGCAGATCCTGA
- a CDS encoding sialate O-acetylesterase encodes MRHYIAFILAAAALNAAWAAAPQFNRVFGSHMVLPHGKNVPVSGTAEPNKEISVTFGGATLKTKADSKGNWTVTLPPMQPNAAGQTLTASQNGKTATLKDVLVGEVWLASGQSNMLFRLDQTPTGRQQDIAASADPELRIFNNVPQAHTAGKAYTDKDFDSLTTDSFYKGSWAVSSPQSSAPTSAVAYYFAKKLRQELGIPVGIIHSSLGGSEMAAWIPQSVINSNGSLRSLRGNDWLQSPLVSAWVRGRARQNIAPRLKDGSPNHPFKPAFLYESGISWITGFPISGIIWYQGESDAEIIDNEQNAMLLGTLISSWRKAFSNPSLPFLMVQLPRINDKSALRAGWPEFREVQDRIANTLPKVYSVNTIDLGSVNSDVHPPDKQPVGERLADTALNKIYGRKTPCEGPSFKAAKAQGNKLLIQMGHAAGLTTRDGQPPAHFEIAGADGVYHPAEAKIISARDNAVIQLTSPDVKSPKEARYCWAPFVTPNLVNGAGLPARAFRTNSSVKPAQR; translated from the coding sequence ATGCGTCACTACATTGCATTCATCCTGGCGGCGGCCGCACTCAATGCGGCATGGGCGGCCGCACCGCAATTCAACCGGGTATTCGGTTCCCACATGGTCCTGCCCCACGGGAAAAACGTTCCGGTCTCCGGAACGGCGGAACCCAACAAGGAAATATCCGTTACCTTCGGCGGCGCCACGCTGAAAACGAAAGCGGACTCCAAAGGCAACTGGACCGTCACCCTGCCACCCATGCAGCCCAATGCTGCCGGACAAACGCTCACAGCCTCCCAGAACGGAAAGACCGCCACGCTGAAAGACGTACTGGTAGGGGAAGTCTGGCTGGCCTCCGGCCAGTCCAACATGCTCTTCCGCCTGGACCAGACCCCCACGGGCAGGCAGCAGGATATCGCCGCTTCAGCCGATCCGGAATTGCGCATCTTCAACAACGTTCCGCAGGCGCACACGGCGGGAAAAGCATACACGGACAAGGACTTTGACTCTCTCACAACGGACAGCTTCTACAAGGGGTCATGGGCGGTCAGTTCCCCGCAATCCTCCGCCCCCACCTCCGCCGTAGCCTACTACTTTGCCAAAAAGCTCCGCCAGGAACTGGGAATCCCGGTAGGCATCATCCATTCCTCCCTGGGCGGTTCCGAAATGGCCGCCTGGATTCCCCAATCCGTCATTAACTCCAACGGCAGTCTGCGCAGCCTGCGGGGCAACGACTGGCTGCAATCCCCTCTCGTCTCCGCCTGGGTGCGCGGCCGCGCCAGGCAGAACATTGCGCCAAGACTCAAGGACGGGAGCCCGAACCACCCCTTCAAACCCGCCTTCCTCTATGAATCCGGAATCTCCTGGATAACCGGGTTCCCCATCAGCGGCATCATCTGGTACCAGGGGGAATCCGATGCGGAAATCATTGACAACGAGCAAAACGCCATGCTTCTCGGTACGCTTATCTCTTCCTGGCGGAAGGCCTTTTCCAACCCGTCCCTGCCCTTCCTGATGGTTCAGCTCCCCCGCATCAACGACAAATCCGCCCTGCGGGCCGGATGGCCGGAATTCCGGGAAGTTCAGGACCGAATCGCAAACACTCTTCCCAAGGTATACAGCGTCAACACCATCGATCTGGGATCCGTCAACTCCGACGTGCATCCTCCTGACAAGCAGCCTGTGGGAGAACGTCTGGCGGACACGGCCCTGAACAAAATATACGGCAGGAAAACTCCCTGTGAAGGTCCGTCATTCAAGGCCGCCAAAGCTCAAGGCAACAAACTCCTGATCCAGATGGGCCACGCTGCGGGACTGACGACCAGGGACGGGCAGCCTCCGGCCCATTTTGAAATTGCCGGGGCGGACGGCGTTTACCACCCGGCGGAAGCAAAAATCATCTCCGCACGGGACAACGCCGTCATCCAGCTCACCTCCCCGGACGTGAAAAGCCCCAAGGAAGCGCGATACTGCTGGGCCCCCTTCGTCACGCCCAACCTGGTCAACGGAGCAGGACTGCCCGCCAGGGCATTCCGCACGAATTCCTCCGTGAAACCTGCCCAACGCTAA
- a CDS encoding DEAD/DEAH box helicase, giving the protein MTQTSSFSTLGISPEVLEAIEVLGFDTPSAIQEQAIPAAIGGSDIVGLSHTGSGKTLAFAIPALECIDPDERAVQVLALCPTRELAVQICREVDKLALFMDGVSAVPIYGGSSFRPQLDALRRGVQFVVGTPGRVMDLMESGALRLDHLRMLILDEADEMLDMGFLEDIERIAEAMPETKQTLFFSATMSPEINRLVSRFMKDPVQITIERPTLTVPTIEQLYYEVVFSSRIEVLSRLLDTGKIKMGLVFANTKKVVDDIVDGLTARGYAVDRLHGDMPQIMRERVMDSFRKGSLRLLVATDIAARGLDVDDVDAVVNFELPRDPEDYVHRIGRTARAGRKGKAITFVGRRDFSLMSRIERFIGVKLTPEPVMTAVQVDQLRTESLVDDILERLKPDAILPEELKDVEAAPESLAAALFDLLRERTHREVQPIPEDKPARRPRHTQQSGEDGESPQKGDSWMNKDDTVTLFMNGGRMIGLRPKDIAGLFYNTVEMEKGAVGDIRIFAKHSLIEVDASVAPQLLNTLANATICGYEVNVREDKGTPGYSDGPRPPRRNGGFRGGYRGDRDRNDRGGFRGNRGGFRSDREERWGDRPRKDDRKKRF; this is encoded by the coding sequence ATGACTCAGACATCTTCATTTTCGACGCTTGGCATTTCACCGGAAGTTCTGGAGGCCATCGAGGTTCTCGGCTTCGACACCCCGTCCGCCATCCAGGAACAAGCCATTCCCGCGGCCATCGGAGGGTCTGATATTGTGGGGCTTTCCCATACCGGTTCCGGCAAAACGCTTGCGTTTGCCATTCCGGCCCTGGAGTGCATTGATCCGGATGAGCGCGCCGTCCAGGTGCTGGCCCTGTGTCCCACGCGGGAACTGGCCGTGCAGATTTGCCGGGAGGTGGACAAGCTGGCCCTGTTCATGGACGGCGTTTCCGCGGTGCCCATTTATGGCGGTTCCTCCTTCCGCCCCCAGTTGGATGCGCTGCGCCGCGGCGTGCAGTTCGTGGTAGGTACCCCGGGCCGCGTGATGGACCTGATGGAGTCCGGAGCCCTGCGCCTGGACCATCTCCGCATGCTGATTCTGGATGAAGCGGACGAGATGCTGGACATGGGATTCCTGGAAGATATCGAACGCATCGCGGAGGCCATGCCGGAAACGAAGCAGACCCTGTTTTTCTCCGCCACCATGTCTCCGGAGATCAACCGGCTGGTGAGCCGTTTTATGAAGGATCCCGTTCAGATTACGATTGAACGGCCTACGCTGACGGTACCCACGATTGAGCAGCTTTATTACGAGGTGGTGTTTTCTTCCAGGATTGAGGTACTCAGCCGCCTGCTGGATACGGGAAAGATCAAGATGGGGCTGGTGTTCGCCAATACCAAGAAAGTGGTGGATGACATCGTGGACGGCCTGACGGCCCGGGGGTATGCCGTTGACCGTCTTCACGGTGACATGCCCCAGATCATGCGGGAGCGTGTGATGGACTCTTTCCGCAAGGGGAGCCTCCGCCTGCTGGTAGCTACGGATATTGCCGCCCGGGGCCTGGACGTGGACGATGTGGATGCCGTGGTGAATTTTGAATTGCCGCGCGATCCTGAGGATTACGTGCACCGCATCGGCCGCACTGCGCGCGCCGGGCGCAAGGGAAAAGCCATTACGTTTGTAGGGCGCCGCGATTTTTCGCTGATGAGCCGGATTGAGCGCTTTATCGGCGTCAAGCTGACTCCAGAACCGGTGATGACCGCCGTCCAGGTGGACCAGCTGCGGACGGAATCCCTGGTGGATGATATTCTGGAACGCCTGAAACCGGATGCTATTCTCCCGGAAGAATTGAAGGATGTGGAAGCGGCCCCGGAATCCCTGGCGGCGGCCTTGTTTGATTTGCTCAGGGAGCGTACCCACCGGGAAGTGCAGCCTATTCCGGAAGATAAGCCCGCTCGCCGGCCGCGCCATACGCAGCAGTCCGGAGAGGATGGGGAAAGCCCACAGAAAGGGGATTCTTGGATGAACAAGGATGATACGGTTACGCTGTTCATGAATGGCGGCCGTATGATTGGCCTGCGGCCCAAGGATATTGCCGGGCTGTTTTACAATACGGTGGAGATGGAGAAAGGCGCCGTGGGCGATATACGAATTTTTGCCAAGCATTCCCTGATTGAAGTGGACGCCTCCGTGGCTCCCCAGCTTCTGAACACTCTGGCGAACGCTACGATTTGCGGCTATGAGGTCAATGTTCGCGAGGACAAGGGCACGCCGGGATATTCCGATGGTCCGCGTCCCCCGCGCAGAAACGGCGGGTTCCGCGGCGGCTACCGTGGTGACCGGGACCGCAATGACCGCGGGGGCTTCAGGGGAAACCGCGGCGGGTTCCGCAGTGACCGGGAAGAGCGCTGGGGCGACCGGCCCCGCAAGGATGACAGGAAGAAGAGGTTCTGA
- a CDS encoding GDSL-type esterase/lipase family protein has translation MKTRLPLSLLAALLAVAVPSTTIASGTDLGNVMFVGDSITHGVNSGSYRWALHKIFADNGISCNAEGVNTGNNSGGVTAGTSYGGQVFNNKHSSQSSARAWEISGQRYGGRFNGSNIDNWLGHSGTKTNGAAYTGPTFTGADTPDTFFLMIGTNDLLSDGNNATLGDRIENATNALLGNMDSIVNSMLTANSSANVIVMTLPCWTTHGNANSDATHAAVNTYNDSLKSWGQNKQGVSVIDVNKGMIDVASKTPFYGVGSMFNAPGKDGLHPNAQGDLIMAGNIAKAMGYAGRSAGQQRKAVSDLAVNFHQGGQAPAWTGVQDLTDVGFAVSNVTVSSAGISLGQPGSSMISHTWTEGTDLSGGFTFDFTLSLGDGAASGWNVSDQFSVSLGNGSFYGTLNICEAYIKWGDTILYSMDMSANTDSLRMAYVNGNEQEGLKGGYYIWLGDMLIGEALSVTSGSAINGVIIQYDGKGNAIIKDLALDGTGSYAPTTSGLVNKDNAFISSGSGNAGGGAPQGNIVWPEKGFTHVRDGLACSGDFNARSMADSSTGKTGNSVSATITSGSATHIYGNSGNYTGDVWLTISKEGSASNWYGAHGAGAYQNGGTLDGSAYLRFTDSAEGGSTVFGAVNSTQVTGNVYLEFSAEKASFGTFTNTDASSVVGSFESNIGGNVDIVINSGTFSNQVMGGIFSGNDKTIGGGTHVYVNGGSVNGDVMGGGLTGTIDGGTNATVTGGVISGSVYGAGKGDSIMQGSSVNVTGGLVKGNVYAGGTSGSVRGNTSVTVTGNSAVLHNGSSWGGISGGGSGGTVSGNSEVRIKDLASGTAAYGFDKYAGAISGGTNVSGNRTLILDHVTVNSFQASLSDFTHVSVVNRTNTTLDSLGGALTLTIESGSALTLAGASDLTSLVLGENAALTLQALTAGSVIVDITGTSNYTLSLTEIPANLDNIKFLSNGVLYDAQMTTDPQANTAMIFAQVPEPGTATLSLLGLAALLWRRSRKISH, from the coding sequence ATGAAAACCAGGCTTCCCCTTTCCCTGCTCGCCGCGCTGCTGGCGGTCGCCGTCCCCTCAACCACCATCGCCTCGGGAACGGATTTGGGCAATGTCATGTTCGTGGGGGATTCCATCACCCACGGCGTCAATAGCGGGTCCTACCGCTGGGCCTTGCACAAGATCTTTGCGGACAATGGCATTTCCTGCAACGCGGAAGGCGTGAACACCGGCAACAACTCCGGCGGCGTCACGGCTGGAACTTCCTATGGGGGTCAGGTTTTCAACAACAAGCACTCCTCCCAGTCCAGCGCCAGGGCATGGGAAATTTCAGGACAAAGATACGGAGGCCGCTTTAACGGCTCCAACATCGACAACTGGCTGGGCCATTCCGGCACCAAGACAAACGGAGCCGCCTATACGGGGCCGACTTTTACCGGAGCCGACACGCCGGACACTTTTTTCCTGATGATCGGCACCAATGACCTTTTGTCCGACGGGAACAACGCAACCCTGGGCGACCGCATCGAGAACGCCACGAACGCATTGCTGGGCAACATGGATTCCATCGTGAACAGCATGCTCACTGCCAACAGCAGTGCGAACGTCATCGTGATGACTCTTCCCTGCTGGACGACACACGGCAATGCCAACTCCGACGCCACCCACGCGGCCGTAAACACCTATAATGATTCCCTGAAATCCTGGGGACAGAACAAGCAGGGAGTCTCCGTCATCGACGTCAACAAGGGGATGATCGACGTGGCTTCCAAAACCCCGTTCTACGGCGTCGGCTCCATGTTCAACGCCCCTGGAAAAGACGGCCTGCACCCCAACGCGCAGGGAGACCTCATCATGGCGGGCAACATCGCCAAGGCCATGGGCTACGCAGGGCGTTCCGCGGGACAACAGAGAAAAGCCGTCTCCGATCTGGCCGTCAATTTCCACCAGGGAGGCCAGGCCCCCGCATGGACCGGGGTGCAGGATCTGACGGATGTCGGCTTTGCCGTGTCCAACGTCACGGTGTCTTCCGCCGGCATCAGCCTGGGACAGCCCGGTAGCAGCATGATTAGCCATACATGGACGGAAGGGACCGACCTGTCCGGCGGATTCACCTTTGACTTCACGCTGAGCCTGGGAGACGGAGCGGCCAGCGGCTGGAACGTCTCCGACCAGTTCAGCGTCAGCCTGGGCAACGGCTCCTTTTACGGAACGCTCAATATTTGCGAGGCCTACATCAAATGGGGGGACACCATCCTGTATTCCATGGACATGTCCGCCAACACGGACAGCCTGCGCATGGCCTATGTGAACGGCAATGAACAGGAAGGCCTGAAGGGAGGCTATTACATCTGGCTTGGGGACATGCTGATCGGGGAGGCCCTTTCCGTCACCTCCGGTTCCGCCATCAACGGCGTCATCATCCAGTATGACGGCAAGGGGAACGCCATCATCAAAGACCTGGCCCTGGACGGGACCGGCTCCTACGCCCCCACCACCTCCGGACTGGTCAACAAGGACAACGCGTTCATCTCCTCCGGTTCCGGCAACGCGGGGGGAGGCGCCCCGCAGGGAAACATCGTCTGGCCGGAAAAGGGCTTCACGCACGTCAGGGACGGCCTGGCCTGCTCCGGGGACTTCAACGCGCGCTCCATGGCGGATTCTTCCACCGGGAAGACGGGAAACTCCGTCTCCGCGACCATCACTTCCGGCAGCGCCACCCATATTTACGGCAATAGCGGGAACTACACGGGCGACGTCTGGCTGACCATCTCCAAGGAAGGGAGTGCTTCTAACTGGTACGGAGCCCACGGAGCCGGAGCCTATCAAAACGGTGGCACGCTCGACGGCAGCGCCTATCTGCGTTTCACGGATTCCGCCGAGGGAGGAAGCACTGTCTTCGGCGCCGTGAACTCCACCCAGGTGACCGGAAACGTTTATCTGGAATTCTCCGCGGAAAAAGCATCCTTCGGCACCTTCACAAACACCGACGCTTCCTCCGTGGTAGGTTCCTTCGAATCCAACATTGGGGGAAATGTGGACATCGTGATCAATTCAGGCACGTTTTCCAACCAGGTCATGGGCGGCATTTTCTCCGGAAACGATAAAACCATCGGCGGGGGCACGCACGTCTACGTCAACGGCGGCAGCGTGAACGGGGACGTGATGGGCGGCGGCCTGACCGGGACCATTGACGGCGGCACGAACGCCACGGTTACGGGCGGCGTCATCTCCGGCTCCGTGTACGGGGCGGGAAAGGGGGACAGCATCATGCAGGGAAGTTCCGTGAACGTGACGGGCGGCCTCGTCAAGGGGAACGTTTACGCGGGAGGAACCAGCGGCTCCGTCCGGGGCAATACGTCCGTCACCGTGACGGGTAACTCCGCCGTGCTTCACAACGGTTCTTCCTGGGGCGGCATCTCAGGGGGAGGCTCCGGAGGCACCGTCAGCGGAAATTCCGAGGTTCGCATCAAGGACCTCGCTTCCGGCACGGCGGCCTACGGGTTCGACAAATACGCGGGAGCCATCAGCGGCGGCACGAATGTCAGCGGCAACCGGACCCTGATTCTGGACCACGTAACCGTGAACAGCTTCCAGGCCTCCCTGAGCGATTTTACCCACGTCTCCGTGGTCAACCGCACCAATACCACGCTGGATTCCCTGGGCGGCGCCCTCACCCTGACCATTGAATCCGGGAGCGCCCTGACGCTGGCCGGAGCTTCGGACCTGACATCCCTGGTGCTGGGGGAAAACGCGGCCCTGACGCTTCAGGCGCTTACCGCGGGTTCCGTCATCGTGGACATCACCGGAACAAGCAACTACACGCTTTCCCTGACGGAAATTCCCGCCAATCTGGACAATATCAAATTCCTGAGCAACGGCGTCCTCTATGACGCGCAGATGACGACGGACCCCCAGGCCAACACCGCCATGATCTTCGCCCAGGTTCCGGAACCGGGAACCGCAACCCTCAGCCTGCTGGGACTGGCCGCCCTGCTGTGGAGGAGGAGCAGAAAAATTTCCCATTGA